The following is a genomic window from Gemmatimonadota bacterium.
TGGCTGTACCGGTCCAGCCCCGTACCCGCGGGAATCAGGTGACCCATGATCACGTTCTCCTTCAGTCCGAGGAGCGCGTCCCGCTTGCCCTGGATGGCCGCTTCGGTCAGCACGCGCGTCGTTTCCTGGAAAGCCGCCGCGGAGACGAAGCTCTCGGTACTCAGCGCGGCCTTGGCGATACCCAGCAAGAGCGGCTGGTTCGTCGCCGGGTCGCCGCCTTCGCGCAGCACGCGGTCGTTCTCCCACTGGAAACGGGTGCGGTCCACGGCCTCACCCTTCAGAAACTCCGTGTCGCCCGGGTCGTCCACCTTGACCTTCTGGAGCATCTGGCGCACGATGACTTCTACGTGCTTGTCGTTGATGCTCACGCCCTGCATGCGGTAGACTTCCTGGATCTGGTTCACCAGGTATTCCTGTACGGCGTTCACCCCCTGGATCTCGAGAATGTCGTGGGGGTCGATGGACCCTTCGGACAGGGGTTCGCCCGCCTGCACCCGGTCGCCGTCGCGTACGCTGAGATGGCGGCCCTGGGGGATCAGGTATTCCTGTTCCGACCCGTCGTCGGCGCGCACGAGGAGGCGGTGGGAGCGCCGGACGATGCCGGCGACCTTCACGACGCCGTCCACCTTCGCCACCGTGGCGGGGTCGCGCGGCCGGCGCGCCTCGAAGAGTTCGGCGACGCGCGGCAGGCCGCCGGTGATGTCCCGGGTCCTGCCGATGGAGCGCGGTATGCGCGCGAGGACCGTACCGGGCTGCACGTGGGTGCGTTCGGTATTGCTCTGGTCCGTGAACTCGGTGACGAGCAGGTGGGCGCCGGTGGGCAGGTTGTATTCATCCTTCTTCTTGCCCTTGGCGTCCGCGATGTAGATACGCGGATGGAGCGCCCGGGAACCCCGGTTCTCCGTGATCACCTTCTGCCGCATGCCCGTGGTGTCGTCCAGCTGTTCACGAAGCGTCTCTCCCGCCACCACGTCTTCGAGCTGCACTTCGCCGGCCTGGACGGCGATGATCGGGATGTTGTAGGGGTTCCATTCGAACAGGGCCTGGTTCTCCTCGACGACGTCGCCGTCCTCCGTGAGCATGACCGCGCCGTAGGGGATGAAGAAGTGGGCCCGCCGGTTGTCGTCGGCGTCCAGGATGGTGATTTCGCCGGCCCGACCGATGACGACGGGGAGGCCGTTCTCCTGGGTGACGGTCTCGACCGCGGTAAAGACGGCCTTGCCCGCCTGCTTCGTGGTAATCTTGTTCTGCGTGGCGTCGCGGCTCGCGATCCCGCCGATGTGGAAGGTGCGGAGCGTCAGCTGCGTACCCGGCTCGCCGATGCTCTGCGCCGCCATGACGCCGACGGCCTCGCCCATTTCCACCATGGAGCCCGTGGCGAGGTTCCGGCCGTAGCACCGGGCGCACACGCCGCGCTTGGTCTCGCAGGTCAGCACGGACCGGATGTGCACGGTTTCGCTCATCTCCGCATCGGGATCGGCCGAGTACTGCACGCCGCCGCGCTGTTCGATGAGGTCGGCGACTTCCTCGTTGATCTCCTCGCCGGCGGCCGTCAGCAGTTCCCGCGTGATGGGGTCGTAGATGTCGTCCAGCACGACCCGGCCCAGCACCCGGTCGCCCAGCGGTTCCATGACGTTCTCGCCCTCCTTCAGGGCGCCGATCTCGATGCCTCGGATCGTGCCGCAGTCCGCCTCGTTGATGATCACGTTCTGCGCCACGTCCACCAGCCGCCGGGTCAGGTAGCCGGCGTCCGCGGTCTTGAGGGCCGTGTCGGCCAGTCCCTTGCGCCCGCCGTGGCTGGAGGTGAAGTACTCGAGGACCGTAAGCCCTTCCTTGAGGTTGGACAGGATGGGCGTCTCGATGTACTCGCCGACCTGTCCGACGACCTTCCGCTGGGGCTTGGCCATGAGGCCGCGCATGCCGCACAGCTGTCCCACCTGGTCCAGCTTGCTCCGCGCGCCGGAGGCCATCATCATGTAGAAGGGATTGAAGCCGTCGTCCGACTCCTCGAGCGTGGTCTCGACGACCTCGTTCAGCTTGGTCCGGGTGTGCTGCCACACGTCGATCACCTTGTTGTATCGCTCGCCCTCGGTGATGGCGTGGCCCTCGTACTGTTCCTGAATGGACTGCACCTCGGCTTCCGCGTCACTGATCATCTGCGCCTTCTCGTCTGGGATGACCACGTCGTCGATGCCCGAGGTCAGGCCCGAAAGGGTCGCGTAGTGGAAACCCAGCCGCTTGACTTCGTCGAGGAGCACGCACGTGCGGTAGTTCCCCAGCTGGCGGTATACGGTGGCCACCATGTCCCGGATGGCCCCGCTGTCGAACACCTCGTTCTGGAAGCCGATCTCCGGGGGCAGGATCTGGTTGAAGATGACCCGGCCGACGGTCGTTTCCATCATCTTGCCCTCGTGGCGCAGCTTGATGATGGCATGGAGATCCACGAGGTCGTTGTCGAAGGCGAGCATCACCTCGGAAACGCTCGAGAAGATCTTGCCTT
Proteins encoded in this region:
- the rpoC gene encoding DNA-directed RNA polymerase subunit beta', which gives rise to MHKQPKNRSTIRIQLASPETIRRWSYGEVTKPETINYRTFKPERDGLFCERIFGPVKDWECNCGKYKRIRYRGVICDRCGVEVTQAKVRRERLGHIELAVPVCHIWYFKSPPSRIGNLLNLSIRNLERVIYYESYVMLDPGDTEYQIGEIIDQDTFMDLEEAGHEFEADMGAGALRRLLSEIDIEELSVELRTRVRMETSVQRKNDALKRLKVVEAFRNSNGPDSDGNRPEWMIMEVLPVIPPDLRPLVPLEGGRFATSDLNDLYRRVINRNNRLKKLLEIRAPDVILRNEKRMLQEAVDALLDNGRRSRAVRGDGNRSLKSLSDLLKGKQGRFRQNLLGKRVDYSGRSVIVVEPELKIHQCGLPKNIALELFKPFIIQRLEDRGFVQTVKSAKKIVEREEPEVWDILEEIIKDHPVLLNRAPTLHRLGIQAFMPVLVEGKAIRIHPLVCEAFNADFDGDQMPVHVPMSFEAQIEARVLMLSSNNILDPKNGQPICAPSKDIVLGCYYLTKELTGCRGEGKIFSSVSEVMLAFDNDLVDLHAIIKLRHEGKMMETTVGRVIFNQILPPEIGFQNEVFDSGAIRDMVATVYRQLGNYRTCVLLDEVKRLGFHYATLSGLTSGIDDVVIPDEKAQMISDAEAEVQSIQEQYEGHAITEGERYNKVIDVWQHTRTKLNEVVETTLEESDDGFNPFYMMMASGARSKLDQVGQLCGMRGLMAKPQRKVVGQVGEYIETPILSNLKEGLTVLEYFTSSHGGRKGLADTALKTADAGYLTRRLVDVAQNVIINEADCGTIRGIEIGALKEGENVMEPLGDRVLGRVVLDDIYDPITRELLTAAGEEINEEVADLIEQRGGVQYSADPDAEMSETVHIRSVLTCETKRGVCARCYGRNLATGSMVEMGEAVGVMAAQSIGEPGTQLTLRTFHIGGIASRDATQNKITTKQAGKAVFTAVETVTQENGLPVVIGRAGEITILDADDNRRAHFFIPYGAVMLTEDGDVVEENQALFEWNPYNIPIIAVQAGEVQLEDVVAGETLREQLDDTTGMRQKVITENRGSRALHPRIYIADAKGKKKDEYNLPTGAHLLVTEFTDQSNTERTHVQPGTVLARIPRSIGRTRDITGGLPRVAELFEARRPRDPATVAKVDGVVKVAGIVRRSHRLLVRADDGSEQEYLIPQGRHLSVRDGDRVQAGEPLSEGSIDPHDILEIQGVNAVQEYLVNQIQEVYRMQGVSINDKHVEVIVRQMLQKVKVDDPGDTEFLKGEAVDRTRFQWENDRVLREGGDPATNQPLLLGIAKAALSTESFVSAAAFQETTRVLTEAAIQGKRDALLGLKENVIMGHLIPAGTGLDRYS